A region of Ferrimicrobium sp. DNA encodes the following proteins:
- a CDS encoding NADH-quinone oxidoreductase subunit C, with protein sequence MSRTLSDVMVLERSAYLSTVQARHDEGYIYLADLTCVDYLNNPTRDLVDGVSLERFELVVNLRAFAPPAIVRLRVQVPEQDPLMPSIFGFYPGAEAMEREVFDLFGIRFEDHPDLTRILLPEDWEGHPLRKDYGVGRVPVQFKEVKRNR encoded by the coding sequence GTGTCGAGGACCTTGTCTGATGTCATGGTTCTAGAGAGGTCCGCGTACCTCTCCACGGTGCAAGCACGCCACGACGAAGGTTATATCTACCTCGCTGATTTGACGTGTGTGGACTATCTCAATAACCCAACGCGAGACCTCGTGGATGGCGTGTCACTTGAGCGGTTCGAGTTGGTGGTCAATTTGCGGGCTTTCGCCCCTCCGGCTATCGTGCGACTTCGCGTTCAAGTGCCTGAACAAGACCCGCTCATGCCTTCGATCTTCGGGTTCTATCCGGGCGCTGAGGCGATGGAGCGAGAGGTGTTTGACCTGTTCGGTATTCGTTTTGAGGATCACCCTGACTTGACTCGCATCCTTTTGCCGGAGGATTGGGAGGGTCATCCGTTGCGCAAAGACTATGGGGTTGGTAGGGTTCCGGTGCAGTTCAAGGAGGTGAAGCGCAACCGATGA
- a CDS encoding NADH-quinone oxidoreductase subunit D, with protein MTNAIYTVIRPEGDNRFGLVQETSEGLQELGDRSTTSAAALAKEIGSTLRIPEGEAELEGDSDDGRMIINMGPQHPSTHGVLRIMLEIEGETVLRSKPVVGYLHTGMEKTAENLTYLQGTTNVTRMDYLSPLNNELVFCLAAESLLGIELPERATWIRMLMSELNRIASHVMWLATNGMDLGSTSMMIFGFRDREMVLSFFEKTSGLRMNNNYIRVGGVAADLPDGWEDDVTAVIDTIEARTHDYDELITGQPIFRERVVGVGTLSPQEAVALSASGPILRASGVPWDLRKEMPYLFYDQIDFDVIVGSVGDTYDRYAVRLFEIRESISIVRQIIDRMPRGPYRALDPKVTPPPRARIDESMEALIHHFKLFTEGIRIPPGESYVAIESPRGELGCYMVSDGSARPFRMHIRGPSFVNLQSLPVMLHGGLLADAVAVISSVDPVMGEVDR; from the coding sequence ATGACGAATGCTATCTATACGGTTATTCGCCCAGAGGGCGATAATCGGTTTGGATTGGTTCAGGAGACCTCGGAGGGACTTCAGGAGCTTGGTGATCGTTCAACCACCTCAGCGGCTGCACTCGCAAAGGAGATCGGCTCCACCCTGAGGATTCCCGAGGGCGAAGCGGAGCTCGAGGGCGATTCCGATGACGGACGCATGATCATCAACATGGGACCTCAACATCCGTCCACTCATGGCGTGCTGAGAATCATGCTCGAGATCGAGGGAGAGACGGTGCTGCGCTCCAAACCAGTGGTTGGTTACCTGCACACGGGCATGGAGAAGACCGCCGAGAATCTCACCTATCTCCAAGGGACCACCAACGTGACCCGAATGGACTACCTCTCGCCTCTCAACAACGAACTCGTGTTTTGTCTTGCGGCCGAGAGTTTGTTGGGCATCGAGCTCCCGGAGCGCGCGACCTGGATACGGATGCTCATGTCCGAGCTCAACCGCATTGCGTCGCACGTCATGTGGCTTGCTACCAACGGGATGGACCTTGGGTCCACGTCGATGATGATCTTCGGTTTTCGCGACCGCGAGATGGTACTTTCGTTCTTTGAAAAGACGTCCGGACTGAGGATGAATAACAACTACATCCGTGTCGGTGGGGTTGCGGCAGATTTGCCAGACGGCTGGGAGGATGACGTTACCGCAGTCATCGACACCATCGAAGCACGCACCCACGACTACGATGAGCTGATCACCGGTCAGCCGATCTTTCGTGAACGTGTAGTGGGCGTGGGTACACTCAGTCCCCAAGAGGCCGTAGCGCTCTCGGCATCAGGTCCGATTTTGCGGGCCTCGGGAGTCCCGTGGGATCTGCGCAAGGAGATGCCCTACCTCTTTTACGATCAGATTGATTTTGACGTCATCGTCGGGAGTGTTGGTGATACCTATGATCGGTATGCCGTGCGACTCTTCGAGATTCGTGAGTCGATTTCGATTGTGCGTCAAATCATCGACAGGATGCCCAGAGGCCCCTATCGCGCCTTAGATCCGAAGGTGACGCCGCCCCCGCGTGCTCGGATCGACGAGTCCATGGAGGCGCTGATCCATCACTTCAAGCTCTTTACCGAGGGTATCCGAATCCCCCCGGGTGAAAGCTATGTCGCTATTGAATCACCTCGAGGTGAGCTCGGATGCTATATGGTCTCCGATGGCTCGGCACGACCATTTCGCATGCATATTCGTGGGCCGTCGTTCGTCAATTTGCAGAGTCTTCCTGTGATGTTGCACGGTGGGTTGCTCGCCGACGCCGTTGCAGTGATTTCGTCAGTGGACCCGGTGATGGGAGAGGTGGATCGTTAA
- a CDS encoding NAD(P)H-dependent oxidoreductase subunit E, whose protein sequence is MARFSDEMLSRAQELVSLYPDPRSATIPLCHLAQEQDGYVTNEAMEHIGELVGSSAAEVQGTASFYDMLKLEPVGRYVVGVCTNIACMLRGAYEVLEDAEEVLGVPVGGTTEDGLFTLEEVECIAHCDRAPAAQVNYRYFGPLDRESLQDLVATLRNGDLDHEVPPHGTLIRVRREAPPVVPMEEIDRERAEEGQ, encoded by the coding sequence GTGGCGCGTTTCTCTGATGAGATGTTGAGCCGTGCGCAGGAGTTGGTGTCGCTCTATCCAGATCCTCGTTCGGCAACGATTCCGCTCTGTCATCTTGCCCAAGAACAGGATGGCTATGTGACCAATGAGGCGATGGAGCACATTGGTGAGCTCGTTGGCTCAAGCGCCGCAGAGGTCCAAGGTACTGCGTCATTTTATGACATGCTCAAGCTCGAGCCGGTCGGTCGGTACGTAGTGGGCGTCTGCACCAACATCGCTTGTATGTTGCGAGGGGCCTATGAGGTGCTCGAGGATGCGGAGGAGGTCCTGGGTGTACCGGTTGGTGGTACGACAGAGGATGGGCTTTTCACTCTCGAAGAGGTCGAGTGCATCGCACACTGTGATCGTGCACCGGCCGCTCAGGTGAACTATCGATACTTTGGTCCCCTCGATCGAGAGAGTTTACAAGATCTAGTCGCGACGTTGCGCAACGGTGATCTCGATCATGAGGTGCCTCCCCACGGGACGTTGATTCGTGTTCGTCGCGAGGCTCCACCGGTCGTACCGATGGAAGAGATCGATCGTGAGCGAGCGGAGGAAGGTCAGTGA
- a CDS encoding NADH-quinone oxidoreductase subunit F (part of NADH-ubiquinone oxidoreductase complex I; shuttles electrons from NADH, via FMN and iron-sulfur (Fe-S) centers, to quinones in the respiratory chain; NuoF is part of the soluble NADH dehydrogenase fragment, which represents the electron input part of NADH dehydrogenase) — translation MIERIVGARLGYEDSETLERFLATGGDLGLRKAVLEMRPEEVAAEVTTANLLGRGGAGFEAGRKWSMLRKAPRRYLVINGDESEPATFKDHLLVERDPHQLVEGATIAAYAIGASLVVIYLRGEFALGLERVQQAINEAYARNALGRSIFGSSFSVDIVLQPGAGAYICGEETSLIESLEGKRGFPRIKPPYFPAVIGLYGEPTIVNNVETVSNLPWIVQKGGAAFKALGQGRSTGTRLFALSGQVKRPGPYEVEMTKITFRDLIYGDDYGQGLLPDRSLIAFIPGGVSAPWFFEEHLDIPLGQDEVAQAGSMLGSGSVIVMDDTSCPVRSAWRIARFFARESCGQCTPCREGGAWIDKIMRRIEEGEGREADLDLLLDLCDNISPGIKWPPAQTTICVLGPSIPPSVSAAINHFRDDFLVHIKEGRCPHA, via the coding sequence GTGATAGAGCGAATCGTTGGTGCTCGTCTAGGTTACGAGGACTCGGAGACGCTAGAGCGCTTTCTAGCGACCGGGGGCGATCTCGGGCTGCGAAAGGCTGTTCTTGAGATGCGACCCGAGGAGGTCGCCGCTGAGGTGACGACCGCGAACCTGCTGGGTCGTGGTGGTGCTGGTTTTGAGGCTGGGCGTAAGTGGTCGATGTTGCGCAAGGCACCGCGACGCTATCTCGTGATTAACGGCGACGAGAGCGAACCTGCGACCTTCAAGGATCATCTCCTGGTAGAGCGCGATCCACATCAGCTGGTCGAAGGCGCCACCATCGCCGCTTATGCCATAGGTGCATCGTTGGTCGTCATCTACCTACGGGGAGAGTTCGCTCTTGGTCTTGAGCGTGTCCAGCAGGCGATCAACGAGGCCTATGCCAGAAACGCCCTCGGTCGGTCGATCTTCGGGTCGTCGTTCTCCGTCGATATCGTGCTGCAGCCAGGTGCTGGTGCCTATATTTGTGGTGAAGAGACCTCGCTGATTGAGTCCCTCGAGGGCAAGCGAGGGTTCCCGCGCATCAAGCCGCCCTACTTTCCGGCTGTCATCGGACTCTACGGGGAGCCGACGATCGTCAACAATGTCGAGACGGTCTCCAACCTGCCATGGATCGTCCAAAAAGGCGGGGCCGCGTTTAAGGCACTTGGCCAGGGGCGCTCGACTGGGACGAGGCTCTTCGCTCTCTCTGGGCAGGTAAAGCGACCCGGTCCCTACGAGGTCGAGATGACCAAAATCACCTTCCGCGACCTGATCTATGGTGATGACTACGGTCAGGGCCTCCTGCCTGATCGGTCGCTGATCGCCTTCATCCCTGGTGGTGTTTCCGCTCCATGGTTTTTCGAAGAACATCTCGATATTCCGCTTGGCCAAGACGAGGTTGCTCAGGCTGGTTCCATGTTGGGCTCGGGATCGGTAATCGTCATGGACGACACGTCGTGCCCGGTTCGCTCGGCATGGCGGATCGCTCGCTTCTTTGCCCGTGAGTCGTGTGGACAGTGCACACCGTGTCGCGAGGGTGGGGCCTGGATCGACAAGATTATGCGCCGCATTGAAGAGGGCGAGGGGAGAGAGGCTGATCTCGATCTTCTCTTGGATCTTTGTGACAACATCTCGCCAGGTATCAAGTGGCCACCAGCTCAGACCACCATTTGTGTTCTTGGGCCTTCGATCCCACCGTCGGTGAGTGCAGCCATCAACCATTTTCGTGATGATTTTCTCGTGCACATCAAGGAAGGACGGTGTCCTCATGCCTGA
- the nuoG gene encoding NADH-quinone oxidoreductase subunit NuoG, whose amino-acid sequence MPDELVTVSFDERSYAVRQGVKLIDALDDVGIHVPRFCYHPRMSAVGMCRMCLVEVKGPRGVSLQPSCFIDVADGMEVFTESDAVKKAQHGVLEFLLANHPLDCPVCDKGGECPLQDQAFAHGSGETRFVEEKRHYAKPIPISRLIKLDRERCIQCDRCTRFADEVAGEPLIDFAGRGGALRISTFSKIDFDSYFSGNVAQICPVGALTATPYRFKARPWDLLQSASTCTACDLGCQVSLQSSQNELTRMLGVDSDAINHSWLCDRGRFSTSEINNTEARIARPRLKDQDQTIEVSWTKALRAAALSIKTTIDKRGASAVGVISNASLTLENTYAWAQLASNVIRTNAVDGAADVRTDARLLLANPASINEALAAKKLLLFNVDPKNELPVLHLRLRAAIRSGLEVIEVNTSPTDLTPIVGRSITLDPSRLGTVIAEVGQAVGDEDGDVVVVAGCRDRGLGAALNARLLADLLERLPRAKVLSGVARGTNALAVGFSPNAPQGIRASDGVVPSMAADAIIAGALRGDFGVLVVLDSDIAELGLSEADLELLAQRVTLIVASSFESTTTRHASIVLPLSAFGEEQGSTLNIEWRHLRVGRQVEPVGQSRSAWMVAAELASMLGDELHFLTLADIMRELSQSGGLLEGLSYEYFAESLDGPLLPRSRHEERGTPRVLDPMATPGIASIDRQGANFAAGRVVEPTSATGYGLSGGDYPKALAAGARALDLPAIALDPLADGEYWLSLVPRLYDPSPELLANPFLAASVREPVLALTPRQCEELGLHDMDRCRVSGATDVELVVTCTKEVEPSSVGDVRVLVVNGVTPTTLGLLGEQPWIKVRVEKING is encoded by the coding sequence ATGCCTGACGAGTTGGTGACGGTTTCATTTGACGAACGTTCCTACGCTGTGCGTCAAGGGGTCAAGCTCATCGACGCTCTTGATGATGTAGGCATCCACGTACCGCGGTTCTGTTATCATCCACGGATGTCGGCGGTGGGCATGTGTCGCATGTGTCTCGTCGAGGTTAAGGGACCACGTGGAGTCTCGTTGCAGCCGTCGTGTTTCATCGACGTTGCCGATGGGATGGAGGTCTTCACGGAGTCGGACGCGGTGAAGAAGGCCCAACACGGCGTTCTCGAATTTCTGTTGGCCAACCATCCGCTCGATTGCCCAGTCTGTGACAAGGGGGGTGAGTGTCCGCTGCAGGACCAGGCCTTTGCTCACGGGTCAGGGGAGACGCGCTTCGTCGAAGAGAAGCGACACTATGCCAAGCCGATTCCGATCTCGCGACTTATCAAACTAGATCGTGAACGTTGCATCCAGTGTGATCGTTGCACGCGGTTTGCTGATGAGGTTGCAGGTGAACCGCTCATCGATTTTGCTGGTCGTGGCGGAGCTTTGCGAATCTCGACCTTTTCGAAGATTGATTTCGACTCCTACTTCTCTGGGAATGTTGCCCAAATCTGCCCTGTCGGCGCGCTGACCGCGACGCCATACCGGTTTAAGGCACGCCCTTGGGACTTGCTGCAGTCGGCCTCAACTTGCACGGCGTGTGACCTGGGTTGCCAAGTCAGTCTTCAGTCGAGCCAAAATGAACTGACGCGAATGCTGGGTGTCGACTCCGATGCCATCAATCACAGTTGGCTCTGTGATCGCGGTCGCTTCTCCACGAGCGAGATCAACAACACCGAGGCCCGCATTGCGCGCCCTCGGCTCAAGGACCAGGACCAGACCATCGAGGTGTCGTGGACGAAGGCGTTGCGTGCTGCGGCGCTCAGTATCAAGACGACCATCGATAAGCGCGGGGCCTCGGCAGTTGGTGTGATTTCCAACGCCTCGTTGACGCTGGAAAACACCTACGCTTGGGCACAGCTTGCGAGTAACGTGATTCGAACCAACGCCGTCGATGGAGCGGCTGATGTGCGCACGGACGCTCGGTTGTTGCTGGCCAATCCAGCGTCGATCAACGAAGCGCTGGCGGCGAAGAAGTTGCTCCTCTTTAACGTCGACCCCAAGAACGAGTTACCGGTGTTACACCTGCGTCTACGGGCTGCGATACGCTCGGGGCTCGAGGTGATTGAGGTCAACACCTCTCCAACCGATCTGACCCCAATTGTGGGTCGCTCGATCACGTTAGATCCGAGTCGTCTTGGGACCGTCATCGCCGAGGTTGGCCAGGCGGTTGGAGACGAGGACGGCGATGTTGTGGTGGTCGCAGGTTGTCGTGACCGCGGACTGGGAGCGGCACTCAATGCTCGATTACTCGCTGACCTCTTGGAGCGCCTGCCGCGGGCAAAGGTTTTGAGCGGAGTTGCTCGCGGGACCAATGCGTTGGCGGTTGGATTTAGCCCAAATGCACCCCAGGGGATTCGGGCATCGGATGGGGTGGTTCCGTCAATGGCGGCGGACGCCATCATTGCGGGTGCCCTCCGTGGTGATTTTGGCGTACTGGTCGTGCTCGACAGTGATATCGCCGAACTCGGATTGTCTGAAGCGGATCTCGAGCTGTTGGCACAGCGGGTTACGCTGATTGTCGCCAGCTCCTTTGAGTCGACCACGACCCGACATGCCTCCATCGTCCTCCCGCTGAGTGCGTTTGGCGAAGAGCAAGGATCGACTCTTAACATCGAGTGGCGCCACCTGCGTGTGGGCCGCCAGGTCGAGCCCGTCGGCCAGTCTCGGTCGGCATGGATGGTTGCGGCAGAGCTCGCCTCGATGCTCGGTGATGAGCTGCACTTCCTCACCTTGGCTGACATTATGCGCGAATTGAGTCAGTCGGGTGGGCTCCTTGAGGGGCTTAGCTACGAGTATTTTGCCGAGAGCCTGGACGGGCCGCTGTTGCCCCGGTCGCGCCACGAGGAGCGGGGTACCCCGCGCGTGCTCGATCCGATGGCTACTCCTGGTATCGCCTCTATCGACCGCCAAGGTGCCAATTTCGCAGCAGGGCGTGTTGTCGAGCCCACCTCGGCTACCGGCTATGGGTTGTCCGGTGGTGATTACCCGAAGGCACTAGCGGCCGGTGCTCGAGCTCTCGATTTGCCTGCGATCGCCCTTGACCCGCTTGCTGATGGAGAATATTGGCTGAGCCTAGTACCGCGACTCTATGATCCTTCTCCTGAACTGTTGGCGAATCCATTCCTCGCTGCGTCGGTTCGTGAACCGGTGTTGGCGCTGACGCCCAGACAGTGCGAGGAGTTGGGTCTACATGATATGGATCGTTGTCGAGTCAGTGGCGCCACCGACGTCGAACTCGTGGTCACCTGCACGAAGGAGGTCGAGCCATCGAGCGTTGGAGACGTCCGGGTGCTGGTGGTCAATGGTGTGACTCCGACGACACTTGGTCTGTTGGGGGAACAGCCTTGGATCAAAGTAAGAGTGGAGAAGATCAATGGGTAG
- the nuoH gene encoding NADH-quinone oxidoreductase subunit NuoH, whose amino-acid sequence MGRDPLLAGHIGWIVVLIVVIKVIVAFIVMMVSVLLAIWIERKVISDMQNRIGPNRAGPFGILQSLADGIKLFFKEDLVPERSDKFIFKLAPYLSLIPAFLTFTLVPIGGIVHIFGHTTELQVADPPIGILLLLAMSSISVYGVMLAGWSSGSKYPLIGSVRASAQMISYEAAMGLSIASVVLLTGSLSTRNMVSQQLGTFLGFIPHWNIIRLGVIPFLVFIIAITAEVNRPPFDLVEAEQELVGGFHTEYSSIRFALFYLAEYLNTITMSAIMVTMFFGGPDGPDPSFLHWLWPIIWFIVKTAIFFLIYVWFRAALPRLRYDQLMDLGWKVLIPVMLVWLLVVAGMRVSRPLGFALVGLGILGGLLLYRAIAVGRARSTTQELARPSRAQPAQLDPPLDGREDHGDS is encoded by the coding sequence ATGGGTAGAGATCCATTACTGGCGGGCCATATCGGATGGATCGTTGTTCTGATCGTCGTTATCAAAGTGATTGTCGCCTTCATCGTGATGATGGTGTCGGTTTTGCTTGCGATCTGGATCGAGCGCAAGGTCATCTCAGACATGCAGAACCGGATTGGTCCCAACAGAGCTGGGCCGTTCGGTATCCTCCAGAGCTTGGCTGACGGCATCAAGCTGTTCTTCAAGGAGGATCTCGTCCCCGAGCGCTCGGATAAGTTCATCTTCAAGCTCGCTCCGTATCTATCGCTGATCCCTGCGTTCTTGACCTTTACCCTGGTGCCGATTGGTGGCATCGTGCATATCTTTGGGCACACCACTGAGCTCCAGGTAGCCGATCCACCGATCGGTATTCTGTTGCTCCTCGCGATGTCGTCGATCTCGGTCTACGGTGTCATGCTGGCCGGTTGGTCTTCTGGGTCGAAGTATCCGCTGATTGGATCGGTGCGTGCTTCGGCGCAGATGATCTCGTATGAGGCTGCGATGGGCTTGTCAATCGCGTCAGTCGTGTTGTTGACCGGATCGCTCTCGACGCGCAACATGGTCAGCCAGCAACTGGGTACCTTCTTGGGTTTTATCCCTCATTGGAATATCATTCGACTCGGGGTCATCCCGTTCCTAGTCTTTATCATTGCGATCACCGCTGAGGTTAACCGACCGCCATTTGACCTTGTAGAAGCCGAACAAGAGCTCGTTGGTGGTTTCCATACCGAGTATTCCTCGATTCGTTTTGCGCTGTTTTACCTGGCGGAATACCTCAACACCATCACGATGTCGGCGATTATGGTCACCATGTTCTTCGGTGGTCCGGATGGGCCAGATCCGAGTTTTCTGCACTGGCTTTGGCCGATCATCTGGTTTATCGTCAAAACCGCCATCTTCTTTTTGATCTATGTCTGGTTTCGTGCGGCGCTTCCTCGGCTCCGATATGACCAGCTCATGGATCTCGGTTGGAAGGTCTTGATTCCGGTTATGCTGGTGTGGCTCCTGGTGGTGGCTGGTATGCGTGTGTCGCGTCCGCTTGGGTTTGCGCTCGTCGGCCTCGGCATCCTGGGGGGGTTGCTGTTGTACCGGGCGATTGCCGTGGGCCGGGCCCGAAGTACGACTCAGGAGTTGGCGCGCCCCTCACGTGCGCAACCGGCTCAGTTGGATCCACCACTCGATGGGAGGGAGGACCATGGGGATTCTTAG
- the nuoI gene encoding NADH-quinone oxidoreductase subunit NuoI, whose protein sequence is MGEPRVTRQYPEEKRPKPPRFHGRHVLNRYPDGMEKCIGCELCAGVCPARCIYVRGADNDPDAPVSPGERYGFVYEINYLRCIHCDLCVEACPTEAITESKMFEFSFTSREDAIYTKAELVVDEEGHPRRTPFEDWHDDDEEDTSGWVRATAPSGDPNFEGVVGWSGELGHGVRLPERGQSDISEDEMSAVFRLRDVLADRISRKIGGKVW, encoded by the coding sequence GTGGGCGAGCCCCGGGTTACCCGGCAGTACCCAGAGGAGAAGCGTCCAAAACCGCCCCGTTTCCACGGGCGCCATGTACTGAATCGTTATCCAGATGGGATGGAGAAGTGCATCGGTTGCGAGCTCTGTGCTGGAGTTTGCCCAGCGCGATGCATCTACGTACGTGGAGCAGATAACGATCCGGATGCGCCGGTCTCGCCGGGGGAACGTTATGGGTTTGTCTATGAGATCAACTACCTGCGCTGCATTCACTGCGATCTCTGTGTCGAGGCGTGCCCGACCGAGGCCATCACCGAGTCCAAGATGTTTGAGTTCTCGTTTACCAGCCGGGAGGATGCTATCTACACCAAGGCTGAGTTGGTCGTCGACGAAGAAGGCCACCCTCGTCGTACGCCCTTCGAGGATTGGCATGACGACGATGAGGAAGATACGTCCGGGTGGGTTCGTGCCACGGCGCCGTCAGGCGACCCGAATTTTGAGGGTGTTGTTGGCTGGTCTGGCGAGCTGGGCCATGGAGTGCGCTTGCCAGAACGTGGTCAGTCGGATATCTCGGAGGACGAGATGTCAGCGGTGTTTCGGCTTCGCGATGTCTTAGCGGATCGAATCTCACGAAAGATCGGAGGAAAGGTCTGGTGA
- a CDS encoding NADH-quinone oxidoreductase subunit J — MIATVISVPQLIVFVVAVVIIAVGGVGLLSARYPVHAALFLVMTLFGVAILFIEEGAEFLAAVQVVVYAGAVVVLFLFVIMLLGVDREEIASFAGDTVRIVLAGVGVVLILAELFIVATGAWATGAHSAAGKLDAGSNIGVLARSVFTTYLLPFELTAALLVIAVVGAVILSGRMNAATGVTEPARGGENLEVER, encoded by the coding sequence GTGATCGCTACTGTTATCTCGGTTCCCCAGCTCATCGTCTTTGTCGTCGCGGTCGTGATTATCGCCGTCGGTGGTGTTGGGCTCTTGAGCGCACGCTACCCGGTGCATGCGGCGTTGTTCCTTGTGATGACGCTCTTTGGGGTGGCGATTCTCTTTATTGAGGAGGGCGCCGAGTTTTTGGCGGCGGTGCAGGTTGTCGTGTACGCTGGCGCCGTGGTCGTTCTTTTCTTGTTCGTGATCATGCTGCTTGGCGTGGATCGAGAGGAGATTGCAAGCTTTGCCGGAGACACGGTCCGTATCGTGCTCGCTGGTGTAGGCGTGGTGTTGATTCTTGCGGAGCTCTTCATTGTTGCAACTGGCGCGTGGGCTACCGGGGCACACTCCGCGGCGGGCAAACTCGATGCCGGGTCCAACATCGGCGTGCTTGCACGCTCTGTCTTTACCACCTATCTACTGCCGTTCGAACTGACGGCGGCACTCTTGGTCATCGCAGTTGTCGGGGCCGTGATCTTGTCGGGCAGGATGAATGCGGCAACTGGGGTTACCGAACCGGCTCGTGGGGGAGAGAACCTGGAGGTAGAGCGGTGA
- the nuoK gene encoding NADH-quinone oxidoreductase subunit NuoK → MPGSWYLVVAALLFGLGTFGVLTRRNVIVMFMSVELMLNAVNLTFVTYARMLNDVGGQIAVFFVLVVAAAEVVVGLGIIVAIFRHRATITVDDISSLKG, encoded by the coding sequence ATTCCCGGGAGTTGGTACCTCGTCGTCGCGGCGTTGCTCTTTGGGTTAGGGACGTTCGGAGTGTTGACGCGGCGCAACGTGATCGTCATGTTCATGTCGGTCGAGTTGATGCTCAACGCCGTCAACCTGACGTTTGTGACGTATGCGAGAATGCTCAACGATGTCGGTGGGCAGATCGCGGTCTTTTTTGTGCTCGTCGTTGCGGCCGCTGAGGTGGTTGTTGGACTAGGAATCATTGTCGCAATTTTCCGTCATCGGGCCACCATTACCGTCGATGATATCTCGAGTTTGAAGGGCTAG